A single window of Zea mays cultivar B73 chromosome 10, Zm-B73-REFERENCE-NAM-5.0, whole genome shotgun sequence DNA harbors:
- the LOC100283535 gene encoding UDP-galactose translocator isoform X9 codes for MEYRRVKDQEIYDDLSQKDVESLSGRTLSSANTIGPASAGGAKANSSWKLKSVVTLALTLLTSSQAILIVWSKRAGKYEYSVTTANFSVEALKCLLSLAALFRTWNCHGVTDDNRLTTSFDEVGVYPIPAVLYMVKNLLQYYIFVYVDAPAYQILKNLNIISTGVLYRIILKKKLSEIQWAAFVLLCAGCTTAQLNPSSDHVLQTPIQGWMMAIVMALLSGFAGVYTEAIIKKRPSRNINVQNFWLYIFGVIFNLVAICVQDYDAVMNKGFFHGYSFITVLMILNHALSGIAVSMVMKYADNIVKVYSTSVAMLLTAVVSVFLFNFHLSLAFFLGSTVVSVSVYLHSIGKLQPQK; via the exons ATGGAGTACAGGAGGGTGAAGGATCAG GAGATTTATGATGATTTATCTCAGAAGGATGTGGAAAGCCTGAGTGGGAGGACACTATCTAGTGCCAATA CTATTGGTCCCGCTTCTGCAGGAGGCGCAAAAGCCAACTCTAGTTGGAAGCTAAA GTCTGTTGTTACTCTTGCATTGACATTGCTAACAAGTTCTCAGGCAATATTAATTGTGTGGTCAAAAAGAGCTGGAAAATATGAATATAGTGTCACAACAGCTAATTTTTCG GTGGAGGCTTTAAAATGCCTTCTATCACTAGCTGCTCTTTTTAGGACGTGGAACTGCCATGGTGTCACTGATGATAATAG ATTAACCACATCTTTTGATGAAGTTGGTGTATATCCGATTCCTGCTGTTCTTTACATGGTAAAGAACTTATTGCAG TACTATATCTTTGTCTACGTGGATGCACCAGCTTATCAAATCTTGAAGAACCTAAATATCATCAGCACAGGTGTTTTGTACCGCATCATTTTGAAGAAAAA GCTAAGTGAAATTCAGTGGGCAGCATTTGTTCTTCTATGTGCTGGTTGCACAACAGCTCAACTTAATCCTTC GTCTGACCATGTGCTTCAAACTCCTATTCAAGGTTGGATGATGGCAATT GTGATGGCTCTTTTGAGTGGTTTTGCTGGGGTGTATACAGAA GCTATCATTAAAAAACGGCCATCAAGAAACATCAACGTGCAGAACTTTTGGCTATACATATTTGGGGTGATCTTCAATCTAGTTGCAATTTGTGTTCAGGATTATGATGCAGTCATGAATAA AGGCTTTTTCCATGGGTATTCATTCATCACAGTTTTGATGATTCTGAACCACGCACTGAG TGGAATTGCTGTTTCAATGGTGATGAAATATGCTGATAACATAGTCAAG GTCTATTCAACTTCAGTTGCAATGCTTCTGACAGCAGTTGTATCTGTCTTCTTGTTCAACTTCCATTTATCCCTCGCATTCTTCCTTGGATCCAC AGTTGTTTCCGTCTCAGTGTACCTGCACTCAATTGGAAAACTTCAACCACAGAAATAA
- the LOC100283535 gene encoding UDP-galactose translocator isoform X1: MPALYFISRAVSNISSVPKEIYDDLSQKDVESLSGRTLSSANTTAIGPASAGGAKANSSWKLKSVVTLALTLLTSSQAILIVWSKRAGKYEYSVTTANFSVEALKCLLSLAALFRTWNCHGVTDDNRLTTSFDEVGVYPIPAVLYMVKNLLQYYIFVYVDAPAYQILKNLNIISTGVLYRIILKKKLSEIQWAAFVLLCAGCTTAQLNPSSDHVLQTPIQGWMMAIVMALLSGFAGVYTEAIIKKRPSRNINVQNFWLYIFGVIFNLVAICVQDYDAVMNKGFFHGYSFITVLMILNHALSGIAVSMVMKYADNIVKVYSTSVAMLLTAVVSVFLFNFHLSLAFFLGSTVVSVSVYLHSIGKLQPQK; this comes from the exons ATGCCAGCCCTGTATTTTATCTCTAGAGCAGTCTCTAACATATCTTCTGTCCCTAAGGAGATTTATGATGATTTATCTCAGAAGGATGTGGAAAGCCTGAGTGGGAGGACACTATCTAGTGCCAATA CTACAGCTATTGGTCCCGCTTCTGCAGGAGGCGCAAAAGCCAACTCTAGTTGGAAGCTAAA GTCTGTTGTTACTCTTGCATTGACATTGCTAACAAGTTCTCAGGCAATATTAATTGTGTGGTCAAAAAGAGCTGGAAAATATGAATATAGTGTCACAACAGCTAATTTTTCG GTGGAGGCTTTAAAATGCCTTCTATCACTAGCTGCTCTTTTTAGGACGTGGAACTGCCATGGTGTCACTGATGATAATAG ATTAACCACATCTTTTGATGAAGTTGGTGTATATCCGATTCCTGCTGTTCTTTACATGGTAAAGAACTTATTGCAG TACTATATCTTTGTCTACGTGGATGCACCAGCTTATCAAATCTTGAAGAACCTAAATATCATCAGCACAGGTGTTTTGTACCGCATCATTTTGAAGAAAAA GCTAAGTGAAATTCAGTGGGCAGCATTTGTTCTTCTATGTGCTGGTTGCACAACAGCTCAACTTAATCCTTC GTCTGACCATGTGCTTCAAACTCCTATTCAAGGTTGGATGATGGCAATT GTGATGGCTCTTTTGAGTGGTTTTGCTGGGGTGTATACAGAA GCTATCATTAAAAAACGGCCATCAAGAAACATCAACGTGCAGAACTTTTGGCTATACATATTTGGGGTGATCTTCAATCTAGTTGCAATTTGTGTTCAGGATTATGATGCAGTCATGAATAA AGGCTTTTTCCATGGGTATTCATTCATCACAGTTTTGATGATTCTGAACCACGCACTGAG TGGAATTGCTGTTTCAATGGTGATGAAATATGCTGATAACATAGTCAAG GTCTATTCAACTTCAGTTGCAATGCTTCTGACAGCAGTTGTATCTGTCTTCTTGTTCAACTTCCATTTATCCCTCGCATTCTTCCTTGGATCCAC AGTTGTTTCCGTCTCAGTGTACCTGCACTCAATTGGAAAACTTCAACCACAGAAATAA
- the LOC100283535 gene encoding UDP-galactose translocator isoform X11 has translation MEYRRVKDQKDVESLSGRTLSSANTIGPASAGGAKANSSWKLKSVVTLALTLLTSSQAILIVWSKRAGKYEYSVTTANFSVEALKCLLSLAALFRTWNCHGVTDDNRLTTSFDEVGVYPIPAVLYMVKNLLQYYIFVYVDAPAYQILKNLNIISTGVLYRIILKKNFPPVPFRLSEIQWAAFVLLCAGCTTAQLNPSSDHVLQTPIQGWMMAIVMALLSGFAGVYTEAIIKKRPSRNINVQNFWLYIFGVIFNLVAICVQDYDAVMNKGFFHGYSFITVLMILNHALSGIAVSMVMKYADNIVKVYSTSVAMLLTAVVSVFLFNFHLSLAFFLGSTVVSVSVYLHSIGKLQPQK, from the exons ATGGAGTACAGGAGGGTGAAGGATCAG AAGGATGTGGAAAGCCTGAGTGGGAGGACACTATCTAGTGCCAATA CTATTGGTCCCGCTTCTGCAGGAGGCGCAAAAGCCAACTCTAGTTGGAAGCTAAA GTCTGTTGTTACTCTTGCATTGACATTGCTAACAAGTTCTCAGGCAATATTAATTGTGTGGTCAAAAAGAGCTGGAAAATATGAATATAGTGTCACAACAGCTAATTTTTCG GTGGAGGCTTTAAAATGCCTTCTATCACTAGCTGCTCTTTTTAGGACGTGGAACTGCCATGGTGTCACTGATGATAATAG ATTAACCACATCTTTTGATGAAGTTGGTGTATATCCGATTCCTGCTGTTCTTTACATGGTAAAGAACTTATTGCAG TACTATATCTTTGTCTACGTGGATGCACCAGCTTATCAAATCTTGAAGAACCTAAATATCATCAGCACAGGTGTTTTGTACCGCATCATTTTGAAGAAAAA TTTCCCCCCTGTCCCTTTTAGGCTAAGTGAAATTCAGTGGGCAGCATTTGTTCTTCTATGTGCTGGTTGCACAACAGCTCAACTTAATCCTTC GTCTGACCATGTGCTTCAAACTCCTATTCAAGGTTGGATGATGGCAATT GTGATGGCTCTTTTGAGTGGTTTTGCTGGGGTGTATACAGAA GCTATCATTAAAAAACGGCCATCAAGAAACATCAACGTGCAGAACTTTTGGCTATACATATTTGGGGTGATCTTCAATCTAGTTGCAATTTGTGTTCAGGATTATGATGCAGTCATGAATAA AGGCTTTTTCCATGGGTATTCATTCATCACAGTTTTGATGATTCTGAACCACGCACTGAG TGGAATTGCTGTTTCAATGGTGATGAAATATGCTGATAACATAGTCAAG GTCTATTCAACTTCAGTTGCAATGCTTCTGACAGCAGTTGTATCTGTCTTCTTGTTCAACTTCCATTTATCCCTCGCATTCTTCCTTGGATCCAC AGTTGTTTCCGTCTCAGTGTACCTGCACTCAATTGGAAAACTTCAACCACAGAAATAA